Proteins from a single region of Harmonia axyridis chromosome 4, icHarAxyr1.1, whole genome shotgun sequence:
- the LOC123677394 gene encoding uncharacterized protein LOC123677394 isoform X1, translating to MERNTYGESCSLQNDQPSHISLTAKQGLMDIRTPLGISAIEIGSWSDLEDEILKIFNNRVSKSDKDLFILYENKLFSGSPISSSVSLCGDDDDIYEEIVQTLNFATQQEAEVVILPDDKAWRRMWKCFKKVLKMKKGERE from the exons ATGGAAAGAAATACTTATGGTGAAAGTTGTTCTTTGCAAAATGACCAACCCTCTCATATTTCTCTCACTGCCAAGCAAGGCTTGATGGACATAAGAACTCCTCTGGGAATCAGTGCAATAGAGATTGGAAGTTGGAGTGATTTGGAG gatgaaattttgaaaatattcaacaataGAGTGAGCAAATCTGACAAGGACCTATTCATCTTGTACGAAAACAAACTATTCTCAGGAAGCCCAATTTCATCTTCTGTCAGTTTGTGTGGAGATGATGATGATATTTATGAAGAGATCGTTCAAACACTAAATTTTGCCACTCAACAGGAGGCAGAAGTTGTTATTCTTCCGGATGACAAGGCATGGAGAAGAATGTGGAAATGTTTTAAGAAAgtcttgaaaatgaaaaagggaGAAAGAGAATAA
- the LOC123677394 gene encoding uncharacterized protein LOC123677394 isoform X2: MERNTYGESCSLQNDQPSHISLTAKQGLMDIRTPLGISAIEIGSWSDLEDFRGARTLRICSHIASILWFLCSTLAQLCWKMCKITSHHTPSYNTGMNTPEQKNLLDTVPFKKNKNETFHVQNT, from the exons ATGGAAAGAAATACTTATGGTGAAAGTTGTTCTTTGCAAAATGACCAACCCTCTCATATTTCTCTCACTGCCAAGCAAGGCTTGATGGACATAAGAACTCCTCTGGGAATCAGTGCAATAGAGATTGGAAGTTGGAGTGATTTGGAG gatttcaGAGGAGCCAGAACGTTGAGAATCTGCTCTCATATCGCAAGCATTTTATGGTTTCTGTGTAGTACCTTAGCACAGCTTTGCTGGAAAATGTGCAAAATAACATCTCACCATACACCGT CCTACAATACTGGCATGAATACCCCAGAGCAGAAAAACTTGCTGGATACTGTGccattcaagaaaaataaaaatgaaacatttcatGTGCAAAATACCTAA